A genome region from Spirochaetota bacterium includes the following:
- a CDS encoding TetR/AcrR family transcriptional regulator, which yields MIEIRQIILKRATELFAQFGLKKTSVDQIAENAGIAKGTIYNYFKSKEELFTAIIRSEAEKFVDTITGALKDCKTSEEKLRTFFLTEFDLLFEYINLFNTAHKGSHIHELMTSIGKETDEYYQKMHGIMTSIFEEGIRDGSFKSIDYRTLADIVVELFKNMGFPIPFEALRQERKVIADKINFMIDLLLSGIRK from the coding sequence ATGATAGAAATACGACAAATAATCCTCAAGCGGGCAACCGAACTGTTCGCGCAATTCGGCCTGAAAAAGACGTCCGTCGACCAGATAGCCGAAAATGCGGGCATCGCGAAGGGTACCATCTATAATTACTTCAAGAGCAAGGAAGAGCTTTTTACAGCGATAATCCGCTCCGAAGCGGAGAAGTTCGTCGATACGATCACCGGTGCGCTTAAGGATTGCAAAACGAGCGAAGAGAAACTGCGGACGTTCTTCCTGACAGAATTCGATCTCCTGTTCGAGTATATCAATCTGTTCAATACTGCGCATAAGGGATCGCATATTCATGAGCTTATGACCTCTATCGGGAAAGAAACGGATGAATACTATCAGAAGATGCACGGCATTATGACATCTATTTTCGAAGAAGGGATACGCGACGGGAGTTTTAAATCCATCGATTACAGGACACTCGCCGATATCGTGGTCGAACTTTTCAAGAACATGGGTTTTCCCATCCCGTTCGAAGCGCTGCGGCAGGAGCGAAAGGTCATTGCTGATAAGATCAATTTCATGATAGATCTGCTTCTTTCGGGGATACGGAAATGA